A region of the Spirochaetota bacterium genome:
GCCAATTCAAACTGAAAATCTAGAAGGAATGGATGTAATTGCGGTTGTTGCGCAAAAAACTTTAATCCATCAAATAATAGAAATTTTCTCTAAATATAATCTGAATCCTGCATTTGTTGGAGTTGAATTTAATTCACTATTTCAATCGTATAATTATTTCAACACAGTACAAAATGAATCTATTATTCAGCTCAATATTGGATATGAAAAATCTATTATTAATTTAATTATTAACAACCATTTATGTGCAACTCGTTGTCTTTTATTTGGCGTGAAGAATATTGAAGATCATTTAAATAAGATACTATCTGAACAATATGGCTTGAACCAATTCATTTCAAATCATTCTTTTGATTTATCATCTTTTGAAAATAATATACATTATGGCTTACATAAAAAACTAAATATTACGCAGCAAAAATTTAAAACAATATTTACCAATATCCAGAATGAAATTGATATTCTAATCAACGAAGTTTTGCTATTTATCAATGCTGAAACTCAAAAATATGAAAATTTCTCATTACAAAGAATTATTATATCAGGTGGTGGTGCATTGCTTACAGGTTTTAGTACAATTCTATCTCAACAATTGCAAATACCAGTTGTAATGCAAACTTTGATGAACCAAACCAGCGATACTGAGGTCCAATCACAATTCTACATTGCTTTTGGGACTTTAATTGATTATATTAATCGCTCAAAACAAAAAACTATCAATCTTCTTAAAGATGAATTTCAGGTATCACAATTTCAACAGTCTAAAAAGAATTTTTATATTGCCCTTTTTTATGGCTCACTAAGTGTACTTTTTCTTGTCTTATTCATTATTTTATCATTGATCTACCAATTATCATCATCATCATATTATAACAGGATTCTTGAAGATAGATATAAACGGTATTTTCTTACCAA
Encoded here:
- the pilM gene encoding pilus assembly protein PilM, translating into MFENIAVFDIGSFSIKCIKAKTGFKNFQVESLIIEDLDFSIDNKMERITNGIDKILSQNDLTDYTVITTLTSNKLFFYTLNFPFKNIRQISEVIGYEIADSIPLDMDSVIYDFQPIQTENLEGMDVIAVVAQKTLIHQIIEIFSKYNLNPAFVGVEFNSLFQSYNYFNTVQNESIIQLNIGYEKSIINLIINNHLCATRCLLFGVKNIEDHLNKILSEQYGLNQFISNHSFDLSSFENNIHYGLHKKLNITQQKFKTIFTNIQNEIDILINEVLLFINAETQKYENFSLQRIIISGGGALLTGFSTILSQQLQIPVVMQTLMNQTSDTEVQSQFYIAFGTLIDYINRSKQKTINLLKDEFQVSQFQQSKKNFYIALFYGSLSVLFLVLFIILSLIYQLSSSSYYNRILEDRYKRYFLTNMIPEDPIKEATNRYATLKREVDSIESFLKIDDKMIEILNLLVSNFPYDANFDLNNMVINESIIRLDGSINSTAKIDEFKNRLVQTQKFESVVFNTNVMQNNVKFSMTIKFKSNKPKRQTTVNEE